In the genome of Augochlora pura isolate Apur16 chromosome 8, APUR_v2.2.1, whole genome shotgun sequence, one region contains:
- the LOC144474007 gene encoding uncharacterized protein LOC144474007, translating into MSKIYGPPEDGTIRKLYTGQWVNGKRNGFGYNWYEDGSYYEGDFCLNKRHGYGRIWYCSGDYYEGCWKNDLYDGAGLYVQYNGNRYKGEFVAGKKEGRGVYYHIITGQKQSGIWINNMCISGTISDIYWRQSAPRPTPYPIPRVNNVIIMVELAEDNEIEYTDEINSGNNNKKEISPLPTCKRSPKIIIPNICVSMNTCRCLESVL; encoded by the exons ATGAGTAAGATTTACGGACCACCGGAAGACGGCACTATTCGCAAACTTTACACTGGTCAATGGGTGAATGGAAAACGAAATGGCTTTGGATATAACTGGTATGAAGACGGGAGCTATTACGAAGGTGACTTCTGTCTGAATAAACGACACGGTTATGGTCGTATATGGTATTGTAGTGGAGATTACTATGAAGGTTGCTGGAAGAACGACTTATATGATGGCGCAGGATTATATGTTCAAT ATAACGGAAATAGATACAAGGGTGAGTTTGTCGCGGGCAAGAAAGAAGGACGTGGtgtatattatcatataatcaCGGGGCAGAAACAGAGTGGTATCTGGATAAACAATATGTGCATAAGTGGAACTATATCAGATATCTACTGGCGTCAGTCGGCTCCTCGTCCAACACCATATCCTATTCCACgagtaaataatgttataataatg GTGGAATTGGCAGAAgacaatgaaattgaatacacggatgaaattaatagtggtaataacaacaaaaaagaaatatcgcCATTGCCTACATGCAAGAGATCACCGAAGATCATAATCCCAAACATATGCGTTTCAATGAATACGTGTCGCTGCTTAGAGTCAGTTTTGTAA
- the LOC144474356 gene encoding zinc finger CCHC domain-containing protein 8 homolog, translating into MYCASDDNISMNSTITIEDTDEEVIDLDSSQDITHNADNDQSECSIDKNSLSNDIANKTDTTSENAEQNKDVSASQICDNTSTSKPLLQVMFRDKSISRQYCKSIKQCIEELTPSTIKCQESDDSLTLSIWDNDICSTSQSADFTTESEDSQDLVCDTLFTVDTQPKLQNDYDVPTYGKKYENVFEETKLKIEPNAKATYSPKLMCFNCLDNHSIRDCPKPRNQVEINKNRRNFNMKGATMRSRRYHLEDDQKFGHYMPGHLSSNLRKALGLRENELPVHIYRMRELGYPPGWLEEACLQHSGISLFNSDGIAEDDSHAEPGELFESGDRDQYDMKKIYDFPGFNVPAPPGTRDENGQYWESPMQAAHSKQTMLMMLKGKKADDGYKRKKLKICSDGIKDNMALESTEMDIDDVEEGVVECLPVNGLFVPPLPPESVTKPPLPPTQVPCEDSDYHSQELQSPENSASPSSRAYSPSLYDLENMKKRLLVELHESSSQSNSDDLSKNNAADSTSKSKMPPPGNETTSESSKHRRSSLNSSHGSVKSVDLGTPILQSSSPYSRLPSSEKFSKNICDVINFENLPDSTGKYEQMTGVLQKVRVTLAKLQQE; encoded by the exons ATGTACTGTGCCAGTGATGATAACATTTCCATGAATTCTACAATCACTATCGAAGATACCGACGAAGAGGTGATTGATTTGGATTCAAGCCAAGACATCACCCACAATGCTGACAATGATCAAAGTGAATGTTCCATtgacaaaaattcattatcaaatgatattgcaaataaaacagATACCACGAGTGAGAATGCGGAGCAAAATAAAGATGTTTCTGCGTCTCAAATCTGCGACAACACAAGCACATCAAAACCACTCCTTCAGGTTATGTTTCGGGACAAAAGTATTTCACG ACAGTACTGTAAAAGTATAAAACAATGTATAGAAGAATTGACTCCTTCTACGATAAAATGTCAGGAAAGTGACGACAGTTTAACATTAAGCATTTGGGATAATGACATATGTTCTACTAGCCAATCTGCTGATTTTACAACAGAAAGTGAAGACAGTCAGGACTTGGTATGTGACACATTGTTTACAGTAGATACACAACCGAAGCTTCAAAATGATTATGATGTTCCAACATATGGAAAG aaatatgaaaatgtgtTTGAGGAAACTAAGTTGAAAATAGAACCAAATGCAAAAGCTACTTACTCACCAAAATTAATGTGCTTCAATTGTCTGGACAATCATAGTATACGAGATTGTCCAAAACCACGTAATcaagttgaaattaataaaaacagaagaaatttcaatatgAAAGGTGCAACCATGAGATCTCGTAGATATCATTTAGAAGATGACCAAAAATTTGGTCATTATATGCCTGGACATTTAAGTAGTAATTTACGTAAAGCTCTAGGCCTCAGAGAGAATGAATTACCCGTGCATATATATAG AATGAGAGAACTTGGATATCCCCCAGGGTGGTTAGAGGAGGCATGCTTACAACACTCTGgtatatcattatttaattcagatGGTATCGCAGAAGACGATTCTCATGCAGAGCCAGGAGAACTTTTTGAATCTGGAGATAGAGATCAATATGATATGAAAAAGATATATGATTTCCCTGGTTTTAATGTACCAGCTCCACCTGGTACACGAGAT gaaaATGGACAATATTGGGAGTCACCGATGCAGGCTGCTCATAGTAAACAAACAATGTTGATGATGCTCAAAGGAAAAAAGGCAGACGACGGctataaaaggaaaaaactCAAAATATGTAGTGATGGTATAAAAGACAATATGGCACTAGAGTCGACAGAGATGGATATAGATGATGTAGAAG aaGGTGTAGTAGAGTGTCTACCGGTTAATGGACTTTTTGTACCTCCATTACCACCAGAATCAGTCACAAAGCCACCACTGCCACCGACGCAGGTCCCATGTGAGGATTCAGATTATCATTCACAGGAATTACAATCACCG gAAAACAGTGCATCACCGTCATCTCGAGCATATTCACCGTCATTATATGATTTGGAAAATATGAAGAAGCGATTGCTCGTAGAACTTCATGAATCCAGTTCACAGTCGAATTCGGAtgatttatcgaaaaataatgCTGCAGATTCTACATCGAAATCAAAAATGCCACCGCCCGGTAATGAAACGACATCAGAATCAAGTAAACATCGTAGAAGCTCGTTGAATTCAAGTCATGGGAGCGTAAAGTCAGTTGACTTAGGTACGCCTATCTTGCAAAGCTCTTCTCCATATAGCAGGTTACCATCATCtgaaaaattttccaaaaatatttgcgaCGTGATCAACTTCGAAAATCTGCCGGATTCCACAGGTAAGTACGAACAGATGACTGGGGTTTTACAAAAAGTAAGAGTTACATTGGCAAAACTTCAACAAGaatga
- the LOC144474349 gene encoding small integral membrane protein 14: MDEDLCESIWYQDLFMQQLSFILRQNQDYCTDNECLNLSQFRTPRNAQSSNFLTIFLIIAFVVVMYALRPNSYRRLRNDNTKDQVNGHNSNDEPPSPPPTTQ, from the exons ATGGACGAGGATCTCTGCGAAAGCATATGGTACCAAGATTTGTTTATGCAGCAACTGTCTTTCATC TTGCGTCAGAATCAGGACTACTGTACAGACAACGAGTGCCTTAACTTGTCGCAAT TTCGGACACCTCGAAATGCACAGTCTTCGAATTTTTTGACGATCTTTTTAATCATTGCGTTCGTAGTAGTGATGTATGCACTACGACCAAATTCGTATCGTCGGTTGAGGAATGATAACACTAAAGACCAAGTTAATGGACAT AACTCAAACGATGAACCACCCTCACCCCCACCGACAACACAATAA
- the Taf7 gene encoding TATA-box binding protein associated factor 7: MSRHPNTDYKNRSEPPVELESQFVLRLPSEPSRVLRETLRSGLPLKDRLSIKLEPDMRYGEVRFDHWLLHTKVVDLPTIVESLKTIDNKSFYKTADICQLVICKEEDDHTTTDEESPVRQKKKDPNKVDKKFLWPHGVTPPTKNVRRRRFRKTLKKKYVEAPEIEKEVKRLLRVDNDAVNVKWEVICEDEDQSKPSKVSSSGTVKTKRESINGNTSQSLDVAEHDIFGEPVSDSEDDDEEANINVMELDENSRLSADSRVSDSNSLQATYSERSNNNTNTNSNLVTEFSKEMFQNDNTEAEGEKPVDATPTIVTKLEPFQPEYILPDNFTEPSVSASTSKDSLQTRLATLHAELAELRQRRQQQELEIANIENVKLRQRFQEILDNLLTQEMQKVQEIQNLELE; this comes from the exons ATGAGTCGTCATCCAAATACagattataaaaatcgcaGTGAACCTCCAGTTGAATTGGAAAGCCAGTTTGTTTTACGTTTACCATCG gAACCATCACGAGTATTGCGCGAAACTTTACGAAGTGGATTACCTTTAAAAGATAGATTGAGCATAAAATTAGAGCCTGATATGCGTTATGGAGAGGTTAGGTTCGATCACTGGCTACTTCATACAAAg gtTGTCGACTTACCTACCATCGTCGAAtctttaaaaacaattgataataaaagtttttataaGACTGCCGATATATGTCag TTAGTAATTTGTAAAGAGGAAGATGATCATACCACAACGGATGAGGAATCTCCAGTAAGGCAAAAGAAAAAGGATCCAAATAAAGTAGacaagaaatttttatggCCACATGGAGTAACACCTCCTACTAAGAATGTAAGACGTAGAAGGTTTAgaaaaactttgaaaaagaaatatgtgGAAGCTCCAGAAATTGAAAAGGAAGTTAAACGTTTATTAAGAGTAGATAATGATGCTGTTAATGTTAAATGGGAGGTAATATGTGAAGATGAAGATCAATCAAAACCCAGTAAAGTATCATCGTCTGGTACAGTGAAAACTAAAAGAGAAAGTATTAATGGCAACACTTCTCAAAGTCTTGATGTTG CTGAACATGATATATTTGGTGAACCCGTGAGTGACAGTGAGGATGATGATGAAGAAGCAAACATAAATGTCATGGAATTAGATGAAAACAGTCGTCTTTCTGCTGACAGCAGAGTGTCTGATTCTAATTCGTTACAAGCCACATATTCAGAAAGATCtaacaataatacaaatacaaacAGCAATCTCGTTACAGAGTTTAgtaaagaaatgtttcaaaatgaTAATACTGAAGCAGAAGGAGAGAAACCAGTCGATGCAACACCAACAATAGTAACAAAATTGGAACCATTCCAACCAGAGTATATTCTTCCAGACAACTTCACAGAACCATCAGTCAGTGCTTCAACATCAAAGG attctTTACAAACACGTCTTGCAACACTGCACGCGGAATTAGCTGAATTGCGACAACGAAGACAGCAGCAAGAACTAGAGATTGCTAAcatagaaaatgttaaattgaGACAGAGATTCCaagaaatattagataatttattaacacaagAGATGCAGAAGGTTCAAGAG ATCCAAAACTTGGAATTGGAGTAA